The Geotalea uraniireducens Rf4 genome window below encodes:
- a CDS encoding ISL3-like element ISGur7 family transposase — protein MNPEDLFGAALGIAIPWKVTSVDFNKKSSRLDITIDFQRGATFPCPVCGTLSPVHDTTEKEWRHLNFFQYEAYLHARVPRVKCPNSDCGVKLVQVPWARAGSGFTLLFEALAMTMARDLPVKVMSRLFAVTDTRLWRLIQSYVEKARAAEDFSEVKRVGADETFAGRSHDEKFVTFFFDLDMHKLLFGTTGKDNETVKSFVADLKSHGGDPDSITDAAIDMSKAFIKGVKEQLPHAVVTFDKFHVIKLMNDKLSKIRAQEARLFPEILKKSRNLFLKNPENLTPEEEQRLDAIITSQSLRSTEAYMHKLNLQNVYFASSRTEAETLLTKWHRKAAASSIQLIKNMAESVKEHWDGILAHFESGLTSGFIEGINSLIQSAKTRARGYRNPDNLICMAYLVAGKLNLKSLFPLPT, from the coding sequence ATGAATCCTGAAGATCTTTTTGGTGCTGCTCTTGGAATTGCCATCCCGTGGAAGGTTACCTCTGTTGACTTCAACAAGAAGTCAAGTCGTTTGGACATAACCATCGACTTCCAGCGGGGAGCCACCTTTCCCTGTCCGGTCTGCGGAACGTTGTCACCAGTCCATGACACCACGGAGAAAGAGTGGCGGCATCTGAATTTCTTCCAGTACGAAGCCTACCTTCATGCGCGTGTTCCACGGGTAAAGTGCCCTAACAGCGACTGCGGCGTGAAGTTGGTCCAGGTACCCTGGGCTCGCGCAGGCTCAGGATTTACGCTGCTGTTTGAGGCCCTGGCCATGACCATGGCTCGTGATTTGCCGGTGAAGGTCATGAGCAGGCTGTTTGCCGTTACCGATACCCGTCTATGGCGGTTGATTCAATCCTATGTCGAGAAGGCAAGGGCCGCAGAAGACTTCTCCGAGGTGAAGAGGGTCGGTGCGGATGAAACCTTTGCCGGGCGCAGTCATGACGAGAAATTCGTCACCTTCTTCTTCGACCTCGACATGCATAAGCTCTTGTTCGGCACGACGGGAAAGGACAACGAAACAGTCAAGAGCTTCGTCGCGGACCTTAAGTCACATGGCGGCGATCCTGATAGCATCACAGACGCTGCTATTGACATGTCCAAGGCATTCATAAAGGGTGTCAAAGAGCAGTTGCCCCATGCCGTGGTCACCTTCGATAAATTCCACGTCATCAAGCTTATGAACGATAAGCTTAGTAAGATAAGGGCTCAAGAAGCCAGGTTATTTCCTGAAATCCTGAAAAAGAGCAGAAACCTGTTCCTCAAAAATCCAGAGAACCTGACACCGGAAGAGGAACAGCGCCTGGATGCCATTATCACCAGTCAAAGCTTAAGGAGTACGGAAGCTTACATGCACAAGCTGAACCTTCAGAACGTCTATTTTGCTTCAAGCCGAACGGAGGCAGAAACCCTGTTGACCAAATGGCATCGGAAAGCCGCCGCAAGCTCAATCCAACTCATCAAGAACATGGCCGAATCTGTAAAAGAGCATTGGGATGGCATTCTGGCACATTTTGAAAGCGGCCTGACTAGCGGCTTCATTGAGGGCATCAACAGCCTAATTCAATCAGCCAAAACTCGGGCACGAGGCTATCGGAATCCTGACAACTTGATCTGCATGGCTTATCTGGTTGCAGGCAAGCTCAACCTAAAGTCGCTATTCCCTCTACCCACTTGA
- a CDS encoding Ig-like domain-containing protein, translating into MNIGNGSRGQLITTKSFCAMIFALVIFFAGQATCLATNVTLQWDPETDPSVTGYKVYYQADSSTQPFSGTGATSGASPINVQNLTSTTINGLDPSHAYYFAVTAYNAAGEESSYSNVVAIPESLPPTVSLTSPLNNAAASGTVSVTAGATDNVGVTKVEFYVNGALQATDTTTPYLYSWNTSALAAGSYTLMGKAYDAAGNVGESGTVTVTVVNDTTAPTVSLTAPGNNTTVSGTVVITASAGDNVGVGRVEFYANGVLLSAGNVAPYSYNWNTAAVANGSYTLVAKAYDAAGNVGQSTVATVTVNNTVADTTAPTVSISAPANGATVSGTASVTASSGDNVGVTKVEFYVNGSLMATDTASPYSFSWNTASAANGSYTLTAKAYDAAGNVGQATAVTVTVSNIVTPPVVLKGDANGDGTVAIADALMVLRAALDPSLQTASIMSTGDVWPLDPSSRPQGDGVIDINDARLILQRAVGLVTW; encoded by the coding sequence ATGAATATTGGAAACGGATCAAGAGGGCAACTTATTACAACCAAATCATTCTGTGCCATGATATTCGCATTGGTCATTTTCTTTGCCGGTCAGGCCACGTGCCTTGCAACCAATGTGACCCTACAGTGGGATCCTGAAACGGACCCGAGCGTTACCGGTTATAAGGTATATTACCAGGCGGATTCATCCACCCAACCCTTTAGCGGCACTGGAGCCACCAGCGGGGCTTCCCCGATCAATGTGCAAAACCTGACATCTACCACCATCAACGGCCTCGACCCGAGCCATGCCTACTACTTTGCTGTGACCGCGTACAACGCTGCCGGCGAGGAAAGCTCCTATTCGAACGTTGTCGCCATACCTGAATCACTCCCCCCGACGGTTTCCTTAACATCCCCGCTCAACAATGCCGCGGCAAGCGGCACCGTTTCGGTCACTGCCGGCGCCACGGACAACGTCGGGGTGACAAAGGTCGAGTTCTATGTGAATGGGGCACTGCAGGCCACGGACACGACTACTCCCTATCTTTATTCATGGAACACCTCAGCGCTTGCCGCCGGGAGCTATACGTTGATGGGCAAGGCGTACGACGCCGCCGGCAATGTGGGGGAGTCGGGCACTGTGACCGTCACGGTCGTCAATGACACAACCGCTCCCACGGTGTCCCTGACGGCACCCGGCAACAATACGACAGTGAGCGGGACAGTGGTGATCACGGCAAGCGCCGGCGACAACGTCGGGGTGGGCAGGGTCGAGTTCTACGCGAACGGCGTGCTTTTGTCCGCAGGTAATGTGGCGCCATACAGCTATAACTGGAATACGGCGGCGGTAGCGAACGGCAGCTACACTTTGGTTGCCAAAGCGTACGATGCAGCAGGCAACGTGGGACAGTCCACCGTGGCGACGGTGACTGTAAACAACACGGTCGCCGACACCACCGCACCGACGGTATCGATCAGCGCGCCGGCAAACGGTGCAACGGTAAGCGGCACCGCATCGGTCACCGCCAGCTCCGGCGACAACGTTGGGGTGACCAAGGTCGAGTTCTATGTGAACGGTTCACTGATGGCCACCGACACCGCATCCCCCTACAGCTTCAGCTGGAATACCGCTTCGGCGGCCAACGGCTCCTACACCCTGACTGCCAAAGCCTACGATGCGGCAGGCAATGTCGGTCAGGCAACAGCCGTAACTGTAACGGTAAGTAATATCGTAACTCCTCCAGTGGTTCTCAAGGGTGATGCGAACGGTGACGGCACTGTTGCTATTGCAGATGCCCTGATGGTGCTGCGTGCTGCCTTGGATCCGTCATTGCAAACAGCGTCGATCATGTCAACGGGCGATGTCTGGCCGCTTGATCCATCCAGCCGGCCGCAGGGGGATGGCGTTATCGATATAAATGATGCGCGCTTGATCCTGCAAAGAGCGGTCGGGCTGGTAACATGGTAA